Proteins encoded by one window of Azoarcus sp. PA01:
- the paaF gene encoding phenylacetate--CoA ligase, which produces MAARQDWESGRAPAGDELEPIETASREELAALQLERMKWSLQHAYDNVPHYRAAFDAAGVHPSDLKQLSDLARFPFTSKKELRENYPYGMFAVPMSEVVRVHASSGTTGLPTVVGYTKNDIAMWAGVMGRSLRAAGGTRNDIILNSYGYGLFTGGLGAHYGGENLGAAVIPMGGGNTEKQVQLIREFAPTIILATPSYMLTIADELQRQGIDPASTSLRLGVFGAEPWTNEMRREIETRLGIDAIDIYGLSEVIGPGVACECIETKDGPHIWEDHFYPEIIDPETGEVLPDGEPGELVFTSLTKEALPIIRYRTRDLTVLLPGTARPMRRIGKITGRSDDMLIIRGVNVFPTQIEGILLKHECLCGHYQLQITREHHMDEMTVLAEVRHDLSEVLNASQRAAIATEIRHEIKSAVGVSADVHVLETGSIERTQIGKAKRVVDKRPKASV; this is translated from the coding sequence ATGGCGGCTAGACAAGACTGGGAGTCGGGGCGCGCCCCGGCAGGGGATGAACTGGAACCGATCGAGACCGCGAGCCGCGAGGAACTCGCTGCGCTGCAGCTCGAACGGATGAAATGGTCGTTGCAGCACGCGTACGACAACGTGCCGCACTACCGCGCCGCGTTCGACGCCGCGGGCGTGCATCCGTCCGACCTGAAGCAGTTGTCCGATCTTGCGCGTTTCCCTTTCACGAGCAAGAAGGAACTGCGCGAGAACTACCCGTACGGGATGTTCGCGGTGCCGATGAGCGAGGTCGTGCGCGTGCACGCCTCGTCCGGCACGACCGGTCTGCCGACCGTCGTCGGCTACACGAAGAACGACATCGCGATGTGGGCGGGTGTCATGGGGCGCTCGCTGCGCGCCGCCGGCGGCACGCGCAACGACATCATCCTCAATTCCTACGGCTACGGCTTGTTCACCGGCGGCCTCGGGGCGCATTACGGTGGCGAGAATCTCGGTGCGGCGGTGATCCCGATGGGGGGCGGCAACACCGAGAAGCAGGTCCAGCTGATCCGCGAATTCGCCCCGACGATCATCCTCGCGACGCCGTCGTACATGCTGACGATCGCCGACGAGCTGCAGCGCCAGGGCATCGATCCGGCTTCGACGTCGCTGCGCCTCGGCGTGTTCGGCGCCGAACCCTGGACCAACGAGATGCGCCGCGAGATCGAGACGCGGCTCGGCATCGACGCAATCGACATCTACGGGCTGTCCGAAGTGATCGGCCCGGGCGTCGCCTGCGAATGCATCGAGACGAAGGACGGCCCGCATATCTGGGAAGACCATTTCTATCCCGAAATCATCGATCCCGAGACCGGCGAAGTGCTGCCCGACGGCGAGCCGGGCGAGCTCGTGTTCACGTCGCTGACGAAGGAAGCGCTGCCGATCATCCGCTACCGCACGCGCGACCTCACCGTGCTGCTGCCGGGAACTGCGCGGCCGATGCGCCGTATCGGCAAGATCACCGGCCGCAGCGACGACATGCTGATCATCCGCGGCGTGAACGTCTTCCCGACGCAGATCGAAGGAATTCTGCTCAAGCATGAATGCCTGTGCGGCCATTACCAGCTGCAGATCACCCGCGAGCACCACATGGACGAGATGACGGTGCTCGCCGAAGTGCGCCACGACCTGTCGGAGGTGCTCAATGCGAGCCAGCGCGCGGCGATCGCGACGGAGATCCGCCACGAGATCAAGAGCGCGGTCGGCGTGTCGGCCGATGTCCACGTGCTCGAAACAGGCAGCATCGAGCGCACGCAGATCGGCAAGGCGAAGCGCGTCGTCGACAAGCGGCCGAAAGCGAGTGTGTGA
- a CDS encoding thiamine pyrophosphate-dependent enzyme, whose product MGRAYSTIAFDPAKCDGCGDCMTACAQAKTGTDDWARSRIQIVGRGNAATDAMANAIEDATEKAFELALCRQCADPKCVTVCPAGALAKDGASGVIGWDASKCVDCLLCTVGCAYGGIALEEATGHVSKCDTCDGRPACVPVCSKGALTYVTTANIYNEVGDWEDLFAPGLAGCQGCNTELLMRHTLRRVGPDTVLATPPGCVPGMGSVGFNGTTGTKVPVFHPLLTNTAAMLAGVKRQFKRMGRDVTALAIAGDGGASDVGFQSLSGAAERGEQMLFMVVDNEGYMNTGMQRSSCTPYGAWTSTTPIGAGCAAGQPAQGKTQDAKNLPLLMVNHRCAYVATASTAYMEDLYAKLDRAIEASKTGFAYVHVYSPCTTGWRFPSDQNMEVARKAVETNFVMLWEFTPDEGLNFTRPVDDPLPVTDYLKAMGRFRHLSPDQIEHIQGKVMENAKFVQRFSEQAHGG is encoded by the coding sequence ATGGGACGAGCTTACAGCACGATCGCCTTCGACCCCGCCAAGTGCGACGGCTGCGGCGATTGCATGACGGCCTGCGCGCAGGCCAAGACCGGCACCGACGATTGGGCGCGTTCGCGCATCCAGATCGTCGGCCGAGGTAACGCAGCCACGGACGCAATGGCCAACGCAATTGAGGACGCCACTGAAAAAGCGTTCGAGCTGGCGCTGTGCCGCCAGTGCGCCGACCCCAAATGCGTCACCGTGTGTCCGGCCGGCGCGCTCGCCAAGGACGGTGCGTCGGGCGTGATCGGCTGGGACGCTTCGAAATGCGTCGACTGCCTGCTGTGCACGGTCGGCTGTGCGTACGGCGGCATCGCGTTGGAGGAGGCCACCGGCCACGTGTCGAAGTGCGACACTTGCGATGGCAGGCCTGCGTGCGTGCCGGTGTGCAGCAAGGGCGCGCTGACCTATGTGACGACGGCGAACATCTACAACGAAGTCGGCGACTGGGAAGACCTCTTCGCGCCGGGACTCGCAGGCTGCCAGGGGTGCAACACCGAACTGCTGATGCGCCACACGCTGCGCCGCGTCGGCCCCGATACCGTGCTCGCGACCCCTCCCGGGTGCGTGCCCGGCATGGGCTCGGTCGGCTTCAACGGCACGACCGGCACGAAAGTCCCGGTCTTCCATCCGCTGCTGACGAACACCGCCGCGATGCTCGCGGGCGTCAAGCGCCAGTTCAAGCGCATGGGGCGCGACGTGACCGCCTTGGCGATCGCCGGCGACGGCGGCGCGTCGGATGTCGGCTTCCAGTCGCTGTCGGGCGCGGCCGAGCGCGGCGAGCAGATGCTCTTCATGGTCGTCGACAACGAAGGCTATATGAACACCGGCATGCAGCGCTCGAGCTGCACCCCGTACGGCGCCTGGACGTCGACGACGCCGATCGGCGCCGGCTGTGCCGCAGGGCAGCCGGCGCAGGGCAAGACGCAGGACGCGAAGAATCTGCCGCTGCTAATGGTGAACCACCGCTGCGCGTACGTCGCGACCGCGTCGACCGCGTACATGGAAGACCTCTACGCGAAGCTCGACCGCGCGATCGAAGCGTCGAAAACCGGGTTCGCGTACGTGCATGTGTATTCGCCCTGCACGACCGGCTGGCGCTTTCCGTCCGACCAGAACATGGAAGTCGCGAGGAAAGCGGTCGAGACCAACTTCGTCATGCTGTGGGAGTTCACGCCGGACGAGGGCCTCAACTTCACCCGCCCCGTCGACGACCCGCTACCGGTCACCGATTACCTCAAGGCCATGGGACGCTTCCGTCACCTGAGCCCCGACCAGATCGAGCATATCCAGGGGAAGGTCATGGAAAATGCAAAATTCGTACAACGTTTTTCGGAGCAGGCCCATGGCGGCTAG